In a genomic window of Nocardiopsis mwathae:
- a CDS encoding YjbQ family protein: MRTKLLDLHTGGSESITDITPDCRDFAAEAGGDGLLHVFVPHATAGVALIELGSGSDDDLLAALDDLLPPDDRWRHRHGSQGHGRSHVMPAMVAPYATLPVVDGRLELGTWQSVAVVDLNVDNPDRQVRLSFLTAAAQVAGW; encoded by the coding sequence ATGCGGACAAAACTTCTCGACCTCCACACCGGGGGTTCGGAGAGCATCACCGACATCACCCCGGACTGCCGCGACTTCGCGGCGGAGGCCGGCGGGGACGGGCTGCTGCACGTCTTCGTCCCGCACGCCACCGCCGGTGTGGCACTCATCGAGCTGGGGTCCGGGTCCGACGACGACCTGCTGGCCGCACTGGACGACCTGCTTCCGCCCGACGACCGGTGGCGGCACCGGCACGGCTCGCAGGGGCACGGGCGCTCCCACGTCATGCCGGCGATGGTGGCGCCCTATGCCACGCTCCCCGTCGTCGACGGGCGTCTGGAACTGGGAACATGGCAGTCCGTCGCCGTGGTGGACCTGAACGTGGACAACCCGGATCGGCAAGTGCGGCTGTCGTTCTTGACGGCTGCCGCTCAGGTAGCAGGATGGTAG
- a CDS encoding DUF3052 family protein: protein MSATAGQAQSERGLAERLGFKPGQVVQEFEFDDDVDEQLRASIAECTGEELVDEDYDGVADAALLWWRSDEEDDLTDVLVDVLGAVEGGGIILVLTPKAGREGHVSPSEVAEAASTAGLSQTSAVSAGPDWAGTRLVAPKIQR, encoded by the coding sequence GTGAGCGCGACCGCGGGCCAGGCACAAAGCGAACGTGGCCTGGCCGAACGACTCGGGTTCAAACCGGGTCAGGTGGTGCAGGAATTCGAGTTCGACGACGACGTTGACGAGCAGCTGCGTGCGTCGATCGCCGAATGCACCGGTGAAGAGCTGGTCGATGAGGACTACGACGGCGTCGCCGATGCCGCCCTGCTGTGGTGGCGGAGCGACGAGGAGGACGACCTCACCGATGTTCTGGTCGATGTGCTCGGCGCGGTCGAAGGCGGCGGCATCATCCTGGTGCTGACCCCGAAGGCCGGACGCGAGGGCCACGTCTCGCCGAGCGAGGTGGCGGAGGCAGCGAGCACCGCGGGTCTGTCCCAGACCAGTGCGGTGAGCGCCGGCCCGGACTGGGCGGGGACCCGCCTGGTCGCCCCCAAGATCCAGCGCTGA
- a CDS encoding peroxiredoxin, producing the protein MSIEVGQNAPDFELTDQHGQAVRLSDFAGRKNVLLVFYPLAFSGVCQGELRDLRDNTAEFCNDDVQVLSISVDSMFAHRAWADTEGLDFPLLSDFWPHGEVASAYGVFDDTRGVAVRGTFLTDKEGVVRWKVVNPISEARSIDDYRKALTDLS; encoded by the coding sequence ATGTCCATCGAGGTCGGCCAGAACGCGCCCGATTTCGAGCTCACCGACCAGCACGGGCAGGCCGTCCGGCTGTCGGATTTCGCCGGACGCAAGAACGTGCTGCTGGTGTTCTACCCGCTGGCGTTCTCCGGCGTGTGCCAGGGCGAACTGCGCGACCTTCGGGACAACACGGCCGAGTTCTGCAACGACGACGTGCAGGTGCTGAGCATCTCGGTCGACTCGATGTTCGCCCACCGTGCCTGGGCCGACACCGAGGGCCTCGACTTCCCGCTGCTCTCGGACTTCTGGCCGCACGGCGAGGTGGCGAGCGCCTACGGCGTCTTCGACGACACCCGGGGCGTCGCGGTCCGGGGCACCTTCCTGACCGACAAGGAGGGCGTCGTGCGCTGGAAGGTCGTCAACCCGATCTCGGAGGCCCGCAGCATCGACGACTACCGCAAGGCCCTCACCGACCTCTCCTGA
- a CDS encoding NB-ARC domain-containing protein, with translation MSGAQHNETRDVSGAVAQSETMRDVIFNLAPPEPPPAARQFPRTDRRYTNRLAELREVDRVVEDVVRRGRGARYLLIGPEGIGKSALMAEIGARSRADFDESLHLDLAEVRDREGSADYAQALRRLLFALHDRTAEGLTDVARLRRRFQDITGGRSLLLFLDDVADREELALFTPGEGRCLLVAACRPGFVGAALEQRDGAEVIELGALRTHDGLRLLREYSAVDTLMREPDEAGSAEELVALCGGLPLALRVAATHLDRRPELTIGDLVDAVRARVFAEPGTPSAQAVIELGLARLSARETELIARAAEHPGRFFPPELGTALMGPDGPDLIDGLVETGVLRPTGASGYSIAELARQTVRSGPVRDPGRVAADRAAILRFFGVGHRLADLYGNGERFRLADVMEADESTVAPADYPQPFATPAEAGDWQDRHLGHTPGLMRSAVDIGRPAAALLLADHTWPAHYNRRRLAAGTAVYGYAVRLARTLGHQHALARCLTYLARLHLELEDRDRAAELLREADAAADASGEPLNHAVVLEARGLLYGRGASPDRTAAREALAASRAIHRERGRARGDVLQTYQLAEEHRRAGEPDRALEELRDAEARAERRLTELDRADDPRRSEHLVHDWKLIQGRVQLALARVLDAQGRAEEAERRAEAARRVFDDAGQPVREARALRLLAEIAERRGDTEYCRALRIRTQRLFAHYHLDDDAAEVHRRIPPRPASGPTG, from the coding sequence TTGTCCGGGGCGCAGCACAACGAAACGCGGGATGTCTCGGGCGCCGTCGCCCAGTCCGAGACCATGCGGGACGTCATCTTCAACCTCGCGCCCCCCGAACCGCCACCCGCCGCGCGGCAGTTCCCGCGCACGGACCGCAGGTACACCAACCGTCTTGCCGAGCTACGCGAGGTGGACCGGGTGGTGGAGGACGTCGTCAGGCGTGGGCGGGGCGCCCGATACCTGCTCATCGGGCCGGAGGGCATCGGCAAGTCCGCGCTCATGGCCGAGATCGGCGCACGCAGCCGGGCCGACTTCGACGAATCGCTCCACCTCGACCTCGCCGAGGTCCGCGACCGCGAGGGCAGCGCCGACTACGCCCAGGCGCTGCGCCGACTCCTCTTCGCACTCCACGACCGCACGGCCGAGGGCCTGACCGACGTGGCCCGGCTGCGGCGGCGGTTCCAGGACATCACCGGTGGCCGGAGCCTGCTGCTGTTCCTCGACGACGTCGCCGACCGCGAGGAACTCGCGCTGTTCACCCCCGGCGAAGGCCGGTGCCTGCTGGTCGCCGCCTGCCGCCCCGGGTTCGTGGGCGCCGCCCTGGAGCAGCGCGACGGCGCCGAGGTGATCGAACTCGGCGCGCTCCGCACCCACGACGGCCTGCGGCTGCTGCGCGAGTACTCCGCCGTCGACACCCTCATGCGCGAGCCCGACGAAGCGGGCAGCGCCGAGGAACTGGTCGCTCTCTGCGGAGGCCTCCCCCTCGCCCTGCGCGTGGCCGCCACGCACCTCGACCGCCGCCCCGAACTCACCATCGGCGACCTCGTCGACGCGGTCCGGGCGCGCGTCTTCGCGGAGCCCGGGACCCCTTCGGCCCAGGCGGTCATCGAGCTGGGACTGGCCCGACTGAGCGCACGGGAGACCGAACTCATCGCCAGGGCCGCCGAGCACCCGGGCCGATTCTTCCCACCCGAGCTCGGCACCGCGCTCATGGGCCCGGACGGCCCCGACCTCATCGACGGCCTGGTCGAAACAGGTGTCCTGCGGCCGACCGGGGCGTCCGGCTACAGCATCGCCGAGCTCGCGCGCCAGACGGTGCGCAGCGGCCCGGTCCGAGACCCCGGCCGCGTCGCCGCCGACCGCGCCGCCATCCTGCGCTTCTTCGGGGTCGGCCACCGGCTCGCCGACCTGTACGGCAACGGCGAGCGGTTCCGTCTCGCCGACGTGATGGAAGCCGACGAGTCCACGGTCGCCCCGGCCGACTACCCGCAGCCGTTCGCGACCCCGGCCGAGGCGGGAGACTGGCAGGACCGGCATCTCGGCCACACCCCCGGCCTGATGCGGTCGGCCGTGGACATCGGCCGTCCTGCGGCCGCGCTGCTGCTCGCCGACCATACCTGGCCCGCCCACTACAACCGGCGCCGGTTGGCCGCGGGCACCGCCGTCTACGGCTACGCGGTCCGACTCGCCCGGACCCTCGGCCACCAGCACGCGCTGGCCCGGTGCCTGACCTACCTCGCCCGCCTCCACCTCGAACTGGAGGACAGGGACCGGGCCGCGGAGCTGCTGCGGGAGGCCGACGCCGCGGCGGACGCGTCCGGAGAACCGCTCAACCACGCCGTCGTCCTGGAAGCGCGCGGACTGCTCTACGGACGCGGCGCCTCCCCCGACCGGACAGCGGCCCGCGAAGCGCTCGCGGCGTCGCGCGCGATCCACCGCGAACGCGGCCGTGCGCGCGGTGACGTCCTGCAGACGTACCAGCTCGCCGAGGAGCACCGGAGAGCCGGTGAGCCCGACCGCGCACTGGAGGAGCTGCGGGACGCCGAAGCCAGGGCGGAGCGCCGCCTCACCGAGCTCGACCGCGCGGATGACCCCCGGCGGTCCGAACACCTCGTGCACGACTGGAAGCTCATCCAGGGCCGGGTGCAGCTCGCCCTCGCGCGCGTCCTGGACGCCCAGGGGCGGGCGGAGGAGGCCGAGCGCCGCGCGGAGGCGGCGCGCCGCGTGTTCGACGACGCCGGGCAACCCGTCAGGGAGGCGCGGGCGCTGCGCCTGCTCGCCGAGATCGCCGAACGGCGCGGGGACACCGAGTACTGCCGCGCCCTGCGGATCCGGACACAGCGGCTCTTCGCCCACTACCACCTGGATGATGACGCCGCCGAGGTCCACCGGCGGATTCCGCCCCGGCCTGCCTCAGGGCCGACCGGCTGA
- a CDS encoding translation initiation factor IF-2: MDRHDDPWGTIAADHEVLAISRSVPSTNRLLDVIGLFRGDDRIQVTFLPDPGSVSEPGVRGLLREAGVARVVSWEQVRAEQARTEGRRFSLALAASPKGPLHEVASPLVLMPHGVGHNRLVGEAPGSLTTASGLDPSQLLHDGRIVPDRIALSHAEQVARLNRTCPPAARRGVVVGDPTFDRMLAHLGRRDRYRAALRTGGSTGGGGAGSGQVSGDGGDRRFVVLSSTWNKDSLLGAERDLVRALLTALPVDGYRVGLIAHPNVWYRHGRAMLELWFADEIAAGLILIPPYEGWRAALIAADVVIGDHGSVTFYASALGRPVLLAAFGDAELDPASPLFTFGRGARRIAPDDDLQDQVDRAVASRPHSTADLLIEHQGRSAERMRGLLYGLLGLSEPATAAHYPTLPDLDVLYEDVTAWQVEYTTPAGASGGRRPDVMLRRFPAGAPSLTAPDPDRLLVVDAEDTVVPRWQSAHAWSRRRPMSEREAVGWLDDRLATYPKARLAAAATGDGQALLVDRDGRGFRARTPSGRLDAAVLAAAAAGWARTGRAWHPWRRGVRVGVGDAETQVRAYPPPREFRFLGADG; the protein is encoded by the coding sequence GTGGACAGACACGACGACCCCTGGGGGACGATCGCCGCCGATCACGAGGTCCTGGCGATCTCCCGGAGCGTCCCCTCGACCAACCGGCTCCTCGACGTCATCGGGCTCTTCCGCGGCGACGACCGCATCCAGGTCACCTTCCTCCCGGACCCGGGCTCGGTCTCCGAGCCGGGTGTCCGGGGACTCCTCCGGGAGGCGGGGGTGGCCCGGGTCGTGTCATGGGAGCAGGTCCGGGCCGAACAGGCGCGGACCGAGGGGAGGCGCTTCTCCCTGGCGCTCGCGGCGAGCCCCAAGGGGCCGCTCCACGAGGTGGCCTCCCCGCTGGTGCTGATGCCGCACGGGGTCGGCCACAACCGGCTCGTCGGCGAGGCTCCGGGCTCGCTCACCACCGCCTCGGGGCTCGACCCGTCCCAACTCCTGCACGACGGCCGGATCGTCCCGGACCGGATCGCCCTCTCGCACGCCGAGCAGGTCGCCCGCCTGAACCGGACGTGCCCGCCGGCGGCGCGGCGCGGTGTGGTCGTGGGCGACCCGACCTTCGATCGGATGCTCGCGCACCTGGGGCGCCGAGACCGCTACCGGGCCGCCCTGCGGACCGGGGGAAGCACCGGCGGCGGAGGGGCCGGATCCGGTCAGGTGTCCGGGGACGGCGGCGACCGGAGATTCGTGGTGCTGTCGTCGACCTGGAACAAGGACTCGCTGCTGGGGGCGGAGCGCGACCTCGTCCGCGCGCTGCTGACGGCCCTTCCCGTCGACGGGTACCGGGTCGGCCTCATCGCCCACCCCAACGTCTGGTACCGGCACGGCCGGGCCATGCTGGAGCTGTGGTTCGCCGACGAGATCGCGGCGGGGCTCATCCTCATCCCGCCGTACGAGGGATGGCGGGCCGCCCTCATCGCGGCCGACGTCGTCATCGGCGACCACGGGTCGGTGACCTTCTACGCCTCGGCGCTCGGCCGCCCGGTGCTCCTGGCCGCGTTCGGCGACGCCGAGCTGGATCCCGCTTCGCCGCTGTTCACGTTCGGGCGCGGCGCCCGCCGCATCGCGCCCGACGACGACCTGCAGGATCAGGTCGACCGGGCCGTGGCGAGCCGCCCCCACTCCACCGCCGACCTGCTGATCGAGCACCAGGGCCGATCGGCGGAGCGGATGCGGGGCCTGCTGTACGGGCTGCTCGGGCTGTCCGAGCCGGCGACGGCCGCACACTACCCGACGCTCCCGGACCTGGACGTGCTGTACGAGGACGTCACGGCGTGGCAGGTGGAGTACACCACCCCGGCGGGTGCCTCCGGGGGGCGCCGCCCCGATGTCATGCTGCGCCGCTTCCCGGCGGGCGCGCCCTCGCTCACCGCACCGGACCCGGACCGCCTGCTCGTGGTCGACGCGGAGGACACCGTCGTGCCGCGCTGGCAGTCCGCACACGCCTGGTCGCGGCGGCGCCCGATGTCCGAACGCGAGGCGGTGGGCTGGCTCGACGACAGGCTCGCCACGTACCCCAAGGCACGCCTCGCCGCGGCCGCGACGGGCGACGGCCAGGCGCTGCTGGTCGACCGGGACGGGCGCGGGTTCCGCGCGCGGACGCCGTCAGGACGGCTCGACGCGGCCGTACTGGCCGCCGCGGCGGCCGGATGGGCGCGGACCGGCAGGGCGTGGCACCCCTGGCGGCGCGGAGTGCGTGTCGGCGTAGGCGATGCCGAGACGCAGGTGAGGGCCTACCCCCCCCCGCGCGAGTTCCGTTTTCTCGGAGCCGACGGATAG